Proteins from a genomic interval of Candidatus Stygibacter australis:
- a CDS encoding hydrogenase iron-sulfur subunit, producing the protein MKMNKEPQILGILCKWCSYTGADLAGTSRFTYPANVKIVQVPCSGRVDPVMIFKAFVEGYDGVMVSGCHPGDCHYGTGNYHARRKLAVARRLLNFVGINYDRMHFTWISAAEGKKFADECTQFTQQLKDLADKPKTLARKELAK; encoded by the coding sequence ATGAAAATGAATAAAGAACCTCAGATACTGGGAATTTTGTGTAAATGGTGCAGCTATACGGGAGCTGATCTGGCAGGAACCAGCCGTTTTACCTATCCGGCCAATGTTAAGATCGTACAGGTGCCCTGTTCCGGCAGAGTAGATCCTGTAATGATCTTTAAGGCTTTTGTTGAAGGTTACGACGGTGTCATGGTAAGTGGTTGTCACCCTGGTGACTGTCATTATGGTACCGGAAATTATCATGCTCGTAGAAAACTTGCTGTAGCGAGAAGACTGCTGAATTTCGTTGGTATTAATTATGATCGGATGCATTTCACCTGGATCTCGGCTGCAGAGGGGAAAAAATTTGCCGATGAGTGTACTCAATTCACTCAACAACTTAAAGATCTGGCAGATAAACCCAAGACACTTGCTCGAAAGGAGCTGGCTAAATGA